A portion of the Chloroflexota bacterium genome contains these proteins:
- a CDS encoding CcmD family protein — MENMGYLFAAFLIVWIGIIGYLFVIFNRQKKISREIETLEKSLKEKGIKQ; from the coding sequence ATGGAGAATATGGGTTATTTATTTGCCGCCTTTCTCATTGTATGGATAGGGATTATCGGTTACTTATTCGTTATATTTAATAGGCAAAAGAAAATATCCCGAGAGATTGAAACGCTCGAAAAGTCTTTAAAAGAGAAGGGCATTAAGCAGTAG
- a CDS encoding GAF domain-containing protein has translation MRFISRLTLIKKTVIFTILGLLLGIALFSFLGLGAVNEATENMLEDRVTTASLVADYLDETLEIIKNEIEHTAELIEVNGFNGDSIKHVEDLSDLFSRLSVYAHSIHFIDDTGDVIWSRPGGGNTDGFHVSMYPSIIEAFQTGDIVVSGLVLSPDTEIPVVLITAPVDGGHQSLRRALIVAIDIAKSSIGGFIQPIRLGQTGYTEVVDQNGIVVVRTDPGPTLAPFEKSDHSGHFAELIAAGKPTRGLCHTCHEPIQKVERRDVLAFVPVSAAKWGVIIRQSEEEALFPVYELRRNLFLSGAGLVIVILLSVVLVTHGVTNRLRSLSIASQHIADGDLGTPIQMTGKDEVSDLAQTFDNMRAKLKLSHDDLEQRTKELSSLLSVSEILTTLSDLSNIGTAVTNALNKTLEILKRNSWSILLWDEEKQMLCYWKDSKPVEDKDKQDCCRLGEGISGRAAELNRTVVLKDISRDARVSVADLSLGKGVRAFASTPLCSKDKLLGVLNIASSDTRKFSREDVHFLEGVARQVAIALENARLHQEVQYKEEVRGELLNELFSIQEEERKRIAQELHDETSQVLASLNARLEAASKLLPTGATEVKDLIRKAQSQSITLIEDIHKLIYELRPTLLDDLGLVAATRWLLEDTLEATGINANFQSAGRKKRLSPPIETALFRVTQEAISNIIKHSESKNVFVIITFKRNSIVVSIRDDGKGFNVADALAAKDRPRGLGLLGMRERVERFQGKFAVKSGHGRGTEVYIDIPTNTGDDNEKD, from the coding sequence ATGAGATTTATTAGCCGCCTTACTCTAATAAAAAAGACTGTTATTTTCACAATATTGGGTCTGTTACTTGGCATCGCGCTGTTCAGCTTCCTGGGGCTGGGTGCCGTTAACGAAGCCACTGAGAATATGCTCGAGGACCGTGTAACCACGGCCAGCCTCGTAGCTGATTATCTGGATGAGACACTGGAAATCATCAAGAATGAAATAGAACATACAGCAGAACTGATAGAAGTCAACGGGTTCAATGGCGACTCGATTAAACACGTAGAGGACCTCAGCGATTTATTTTCCCGGCTGTCTGTTTATGCCCACAGTATCCATTTTATAGATGATACCGGTGACGTTATATGGAGTCGGCCCGGTGGTGGAAACACGGATGGTTTCCACGTCTCCATGTATCCGTCTATTATTGAAGCTTTCCAAACAGGAGATATAGTCGTTTCAGGTCTCGTTCTATCGCCGGATACCGAAATCCCGGTCGTCCTCATTACAGCACCCGTCGATGGAGGCCATCAGAGCCTAAGGAGAGCACTGATTGTTGCCATCGATATAGCCAAGTCAAGCATCGGCGGTTTTATACAACCAATCAGACTCGGACAGACAGGCTATACCGAAGTCGTTGACCAGAATGGAATTGTAGTGGTTAGAACTGACCCGGGACCTACTCTGGCTCCGTTTGAGAAAAGCGACCACAGTGGTCATTTCGCTGAACTTATTGCAGCCGGAAAGCCAACCCGCGGATTATGTCACACCTGTCATGAACCGATTCAAAAGGTGGAAAGAAGAGACGTACTGGCCTTCGTTCCTGTCTCGGCAGCCAAATGGGGAGTCATCATCCGCCAATCTGAGGAAGAGGCATTGTTCCCCGTATACGAGTTACGTCGGAACTTGTTTCTTTCCGGCGCCGGGCTCGTCATAGTTATATTATTATCCGTTGTACTGGTGACGCACGGTGTAACCAATCGACTCAGGTCTCTGTCAATTGCTTCGCAGCATATCGCCGACGGCGACCTGGGTACCCCTATCCAGATGACAGGGAAAGATGAAGTAAGCGATTTAGCCCAAACATTTGATAATATGCGAGCAAAACTAAAGCTTTCACACGACGACTTGGAGCAAAGAACCAAGGAATTATCTTCGCTGCTTTCCGTGTCTGAAATTCTGACAACACTTTCTGACTTATCAAATATAGGCACAGCGGTAACCAACGCTTTAAACAAGACGCTGGAGATACTTAAACGTAATAGTTGGAGCATTCTTTTATGGGATGAAGAAAAACAAATGCTGTGTTACTGGAAGGATAGTAAACCAGTTGAGGATAAAGACAAGCAAGATTGCTGCCGCCTGGGTGAAGGCATCTCGGGAAGAGCTGCTGAACTTAACCGTACCGTTGTCCTGAAAGACATCTCCAGAGATGCGCGTGTTTCTGTCGCCGACTTAAGTCTTGGAAAAGGTGTGCGGGCATTTGCCAGCACTCCATTGTGTTCGAAAGATAAGCTTCTGGGGGTTTTGAATATCGCGAGCAGCGATACTCGTAAATTCTCCCGTGAAGATGTTCATTTCCTGGAAGGGGTAGCCAGACAGGTTGCCATAGCTTTAGAAAATGCCAGGCTGCACCAGGAAGTGCAATACAAAGAAGAGGTTCGTGGCGAGCTCTTGAATGAGCTGTTTTCCATTCAGGAGGAGGAGCGAAAGAGAATAGCTCAAGAGCTTCACGACGAGACGAGTCAGGTCCTGGCCAGCCTGAATGCCAGGTTGGAAGCAGCCTCAAAGTTGTTACCAACCGGCGCTACAGAGGTTAAGGACCTAATACGCAAGGCTCAGTCACAGTCAATCACGTTGATTGAGGATATCCACAAATTAATCTATGAGCTTCGCCCAACCCTGCTCGATGACCTGGGCCTTGTTGCCGCAACGAGATGGCTGCTGGAGGACACTCTGGAAGCTACAGGAATAAATGCTAATTTCCAATCCGCCGGAAGGAAAAAACGACTGTCTCCTCCCATAGAAACAGCACTCTTCAGGGTTACTCAGGAGGCTATCTCCAATATCATAAAACATTCCGAATCCAAGAATGTTTTCGTAATTATAACTTTCAAAAGAAACTCGATTGTGGTTTCCATCCGCGATGATGGCAAAGGATTCAATGTTGCAGATGCGCTGGCGGCAAAAGACAGGCCACGCGGGTTGGGGTTGCTGGGCATGAGAGAGAGAGTGGAACGTTTTCAGGGTAAGTTTGCCGTGAAATCTGGTCACGGCAGAGGTACGGAAGTATATATCGATATACCTACGAACACAGGAGATGATAATGAGAAAGATTAA
- a CDS encoding heme exporter protein CcmB — MMFWGKVLAIVRKDTISELRTKEVVASVLVFTILMIVIFNFACSANYELVKSMAPGILWATFTFAGVLSLNRAFIAEKEQGCLEGLMVCPISRDVIYVGKMVTSLLFMLIIEMVTLPIFTLLFNVNVISLQLIAIVILATVGFVAVGTLFSAIAINTRARELVLPILFLPVVVPVVISAVKASGLAIAGEPWSQLYSWLLILLSFDVIFITLSYLIFNHVIEE, encoded by the coding sequence ATGATGTTCTGGGGGAAGGTCCTGGCCATCGTTCGGAAAGACACCATTTCGGAGTTACGCACGAAAGAGGTAGTCGCTTCTGTACTGGTTTTCACCATACTGATGATAGTTATATTCAACTTCGCTTGCAGCGCTAACTATGAACTGGTAAAGAGCATGGCCCCGGGCATTTTATGGGCTACTTTCACCTTCGCCGGAGTGCTGAGCCTCAATCGCGCCTTTATCGCCGAGAAAGAACAGGGCTGCCTTGAAGGATTGATGGTCTGTCCCATCAGTCGAGATGTTATATATGTTGGCAAGATGGTAACCAGTCTTCTCTTTATGCTTATCATTGAGATGGTTACCCTTCCCATATTTACCCTTCTGTTCAATGTAAATGTTATTTCGCTGCAGCTGATTGCCATTGTCATACTGGCCACGGTTGGTTTTGTAGCTGTGGGAACCCTGTTTTCGGCCATTGCCATAAATACAAGGGCAAGGGAGCTGGTGCTGCCAATTCTATTTCTGCCGGTAGTTGTACCCGTCGTCATCAGTGCCGTGAAAGCATCAGGATTGGCTATTGCTGGTGAACCATGGAGCCAATTGTACTCGTGGTTATTGATACTGTTATCCTTTGATGTTATCTTTATTACGCTCTCTTATTTGATTTTTAACCACGTTATTGAAGAATAG
- a CDS encoding response regulator transcription factor gives MRKIKILLVDDHAIMRDGIKALLSIYDDIEVVGEASEGKEALEMTRELNPDVVVMDISMPGMDGLEVTHRLTKRNPKVKVIILTQHDNKEYILSTIKVGAAGYIPKKALGSDLVSAIRAVCSGDSFLYPSAARTLIDDYRKQAEQPDIYESLTEREREILKLIAEGRTSREIAEALYISQKTVQGHRTKIMEKLDLHNRTELIKYAMRKGLVDIDT, from the coding sequence ATGAGAAAGATTAAAATATTACTGGTAGATGACCACGCCATAATGCGAGATGGTATAAAGGCTTTGCTGAGCATTTATGATGACATAGAAGTGGTAGGCGAAGCTTCCGAGGGAAAAGAAGCATTAGAAATGACACGGGAATTGAACCCGGATGTAGTAGTAATGGACATATCCATGCCGGGGATGGACGGCCTGGAGGTAACCCATCGCTTGACCAAGAGAAACCCGAAGGTGAAGGTGATCATTCTCACGCAGCACGATAACAAGGAGTATATCTTGTCGACGATAAAGGTGGGGGCTGCGGGTTACATACCGAAGAAAGCGCTGGGGTCAGACCTGGTATCTGCGATACGCGCGGTATGCAGTGGAGATTCCTTTCTGTATCCTTCTGCGGCCAGGACATTGATTGATGATTATCGGAAGCAGGCGGAACAGCCTGATATATATGAGAGTCTAACTGAGAGGGAGAGGGAGATACTCAAACTTATTGCCGAGGGACGCACCAGCCGGGAAATTGCGGAAGCTCTTTATATCAGTCAGAAGACGGTGCAGGGCCACCGCACCAAGATAATGGAAAAGCTGGATTTGCACAACCGGACTGAGCTTATCAAGTACGCTATGCGCAAAGGTCTGGTCGATATTGATACATAG
- the ccsA gene encoding cytochrome c biogenesis protein CcsA, with protein MNRKRNTVRNIFLGISSILMILTLYMIFLYVPVEKEMGIVQKIFYLMVPMGWLALLSFLIVFIGSILYLINKDSKWDVLAHSSASIGILFTALALLIGAIWAKPVWGVWWTWEARLTATLVLFMLYVAYFMVRSFTADEARGATFAAVIGIVGFIDIPIIALATTLWRGMHPGGIIFAGGLAPSMLLTLITSLIAFTFFYSLLLMQQISLKNNENRLKKLQQYLN; from the coding sequence ATGAATAGAAAGCGTAACACAGTAAGGAATATATTTCTGGGCATAAGCTCAATTTTAATGATTCTCACGTTGTATATGATATTTCTTTATGTACCCGTTGAGAAAGAAATGGGGATTGTCCAGAAGATATTCTATCTTATGGTTCCCATGGGGTGGTTAGCCCTGCTTTCCTTTTTGATAGTATTCATCGGCAGCATTCTTTATCTGATTAACAAGGATTCCAAGTGGGATGTACTGGCTCACTCCTCCGCAAGCATCGGCATTCTGTTTACCGCCCTAGCTCTGTTAATTGGTGCCATCTGGGCAAAACCGGTCTGGGGAGTCTGGTGGACATGGGAAGCGCGCTTAACCGCCACGCTGGTTCTATTTATGCTTTATGTAGCCTATTTCATGGTGCGTTCGTTTACGGCCGACGAAGCACGAGGTGCCACTTTCGCAGCTGTTATCGGAATTGTAGGTTTTATTGATATACCTATAATTGCTCTGGCGACCACTCTCTGGAGAGGAATGCATCCAGGAGGGATTATTTTTGCGGGTGGATTGGCTCCTTCCATGCTATTAACTCTCATTACCAGTTTAATTGCTTTCACATTTTTCTATTCTCTTCTCTTGATGCAACAGATTTCCTTGAAAAATAATGAGAACCGGCTGAAGAAGTTACAACAGTACCTCAATTAG